A genome region from Chitinophagales bacterium includes the following:
- a CDS encoding imelysin family protein, with product MNESKKTITVLFHNNQWRTFGLLLVFMGITFLLPSCGNKDGDNNGDDFDRQAMLENYADNLILPAYQHFEQKVDSLETVLNAFSNNPSTQALALLQTTFLNTYRSWQNVELYEFGPAAEVILRSNVNTFPTDVFIIDKNISEGSYDLDIPSNIKAKGLPAMDYLLFGLGEDNTEILEYYTTDADAANRLQYLEDVFGDISTRTTSTIDKWDNYRSTFVGATGTDIGSSTSLLINEFNFEFELTKNPRIGIPLGAKSSGQALPGNVEAYYSGISKELALINLQNIVNVFRGKAFNSSQTGPSLESYLDQLGAEYRDGQSLSEAIIEQFEKDETALQAVPDPLSDAVISNESLVQTAFDEFVKTVVLIKTDMTSAIGIQITYQDNDGD from the coding sequence ATGAATGAAAGCAAAAAAACTATAACAGTTTTGTTTCATAACAATCAATGGCGGACTTTTGGTCTGCTATTGGTTTTTATGGGCATTACTTTCTTACTGCCCTCTTGCGGCAATAAAGACGGTGATAACAATGGTGATGATTTTGATCGGCAAGCCATGCTGGAGAATTATGCAGACAACCTAATATTGCCTGCTTACCAGCATTTCGAGCAAAAAGTGGATAGCCTGGAAACGGTATTGAATGCCTTTTCCAATAACCCAAGCACACAGGCTTTGGCGCTGTTGCAAACCACTTTTCTAAATACTTACAGAAGTTGGCAAAATGTCGAATTGTATGAATTTGGCCCTGCAGCAGAAGTGATTTTGCGCTCCAATGTCAATACTTTTCCTACCGATGTATTTATAATTGACAAAAACATCAGCGAAGGAAGCTATGATTTGGACATTCCCTCAAATATCAAAGCCAAAGGACTTCCTGCAATGGACTACCTACTTTTCGGATTGGGTGAAGACAATACTGAAATATTGGAATATTACACCACAGATGCCGATGCGGCAAATCGCTTGCAATATTTAGAAGATGTTTTTGGAGATATTTCCACCAGAACCACCTCTACCATTGACAAATGGGACAATTACAGATCTACTTTTGTAGGGGCAACAGGAACGGATATCGGAAGTTCTACCAGTCTTTTGATCAATGAATTCAATTTTGAATTCGAGTTGACTAAAAACCCAAGAATTGGAATTCCACTGGGCGCAAAATCATCTGGTCAGGCATTACCCGGAAATGTAGAAGCCTATTACAGCGGCATTTCCAAAGAATTGGCACTGATTAATTTACAAAACATAGTCAATGTATTTCGGGGCAAGGCTTTTAATTCCAGTCAAACTGGACCGAGCTTAGAGAGCTATTTAGATCAATTGGGCGCAGAATACCGCGATGGACAAAGTTTGTCGGAAGCGATCATTGAGCAATTTGAAAAAGATGAAACCGCCTTGCAAGCTGTTCCAGATCCATTATCTGATGCAGTTATTTCCAATGAATCTTTAGTGCAAACAGCCTTTGACGAATTTGTTAAAACTGTAGTATTAATAAAAACAGATATGACTTCTGCCATTGGCATTCAAATCACTTATCAAGACAATGACGGAGATTAA
- a CDS encoding DUF4856 domain-containing protein yields the protein MMNQLKTNFLFLAMLVLSASTFLTSCNKDDEDEDTSYDVPSTYVFTDAEGRNTVSYTGQTERLDMVAEITSYLKTGNNGAQLDADKIKEMYRNIGDHYSASNLNGSTKQIFDKIAPSVQSKFDEYADAIEQASLSSDAAADGTAGVADNGEKQYLLDENGYEFTQLIEKGLMGALMYYQGTSVYLGDGKMDVDNSGPADEAAGKYYTTMEHHWDEAFGYFGVPTDFPQSKSDRFWGKYCDGRDELLGSNQKIMDAFLKGRAAISNDDLTTRDNMITDIRNEWELVVAGTAIHYLNDARGNTDPVTRNHQLSEAYAFIFSLKFNEGGKVTNAQVDGWLDDLGDNLYATTDNDLTTIRDEISSVYSLDDVKANL from the coding sequence ATGATGAATCAATTAAAAACAAACTTTTTATTTCTAGCGATGCTCGTTTTGAGTGCATCCACTTTTTTGACATCCTGCAACAAGGATGATGAGGACGAAGATACTTCTTACGATGTACCCTCTACTTATGTATTTACAGATGCTGAAGGCAGAAACACTGTAAGCTATACCGGTCAGACTGAGCGATTGGATATGGTTGCTGAAATCACAAGCTACTTAAAAACTGGAAACAACGGTGCGCAATTGGATGCGGACAAAATCAAGGAAATGTACAGAAACATTGGCGACCACTACAGCGCGAGCAATTTAAATGGTTCTACCAAACAAATTTTCGACAAAATTGCGCCTTCCGTACAGTCAAAATTTGATGAATATGCAGACGCCATCGAGCAAGCAAGTTTGTCTTCTGATGCTGCTGCTGACGGAACCGCTGGTGTTGCCGACAATGGAGAAAAACAATACCTATTAGATGAAAACGGCTATGAATTCACACAGTTGATCGAAAAAGGTTTGATGGGCGCATTGATGTATTATCAAGGTACTTCTGTTTACCTCGGTGATGGAAAAATGGATGTGGACAATTCTGGTCCTGCTGATGAAGCTGCCGGAAAATATTACACTACAATGGAGCACCATTGGGATGAGGCTTTCGGTTATTTTGGTGTGCCAACAGATTTTCCTCAAAGCAAATCTGATCGTTTTTGGGGTAAATACTGCGATGGAAGGGATGAACTTTTGGGCAGTAACCAAAAAATCATGGACGCTTTCTTAAAAGGAAGAGCTGCTATTTCCAATGACGATTTAACTACCCGCGACAATATGATTACCGATATCAGAAATGAGTGGGAATTGGTTGTTGCCGGAACTGCAATCCACTACCTGAACGATGCGCGTGGCAATACCGATCCTGTAACCAGAAACCACCAATTGTCTGAAGCTTACGCATTTATTTTCTCCCTGAAATTCAATGAAGGTGGTAAAGTTACCAATGCACAGGTAGATGGCTGGCTTGATGATTTAGGCGACAACCTATACGCTACAACTGATAATGATTTGACTACAATTAGAGATGAAATTTCAAGCGTATATAGCTTGGATGATGTAAAAGCAAACTTGTAA